DNA sequence from the Pseudochaenichthys georgianus chromosome 8, fPseGeo1.2, whole genome shotgun sequence genome:
GTTTATGAGTTGGGTTTTTCTGTGGTGCCACTTTATGTTtagtgtttctttgtttttgttcccTTATAACGCCTTGTGTGGGAATGCTTTGgcaatagagtgccacagtgacacgtcctaaaacccggaagtaagttagcatgtgACCACTTCCGGTTCATTCACCAAAAAGCAAtttaatttctccataggattttggaaaatagctggaaataaggtctgtgtttgacacaaattgaagagacggatcacgttttgttctacgacagcaGTGATGACGCTGGTGATTTTTtaagtttacgtgtctgaaaaacgatggttgttaacatgtggctgaataggactacaggagttgtcgaggccgttgtacgtcatgaCACCAAACACGTGAACACTGctgctaagtttgttttccccggtgttctgcttgaaagcaagtacctgcctcctgcaaactgttcaaacaaacgcttcaacttgttccATTTGTTTCcatatgtttgaatatggatcttaagttggcgtgacgttgaagcacaTAGTTGCTGTAGTTAGTTTATAGCATAactttagcattttgcttctggcgactagatttatgaatcgaaaattataaaagtagggtagacatgtggatattatccagctgaacaaaacgtgatccgtctcttaaatgtgtctcaaccacagaccttatttccagctattttccaaaatcctatggagaaatcccatttgcttttttgtcgaaggaaccggaaggagtttacttccgggttttaggacgcgtcactgtggcactctatactATGTTTAAAATGTGGTCATTCCAACAAACTCCCTTTGTATTGTAAGAGTGAGTTTGGTGGTCCTCTAACCCAggggttctcaaatgggggtacgcggacccctaggggtacgttggagtactgcagggggtacgtgagattttttattaaaaaaaacatcagtcGTGCATAATTCCTAAAATAATGatactataataaatgtaattaaaaatgtaaatttaAGTTCggtaaaaaacattttttatattcaacatttctgtttttaacactagaaTCGGCAACATTCCATTACTCCTAGAACCGCAGAGGGGGATCATTTTGAAAGGCATTTTTCCCCTACCAAATAGTTTCTGCGCTAATCAGGgggtgttttattgtaaaaagtttgagaaccactgctctaaccTGTGGTGGTGTTAGTGACTCCATTCACCGTCCCTTCTACTTCCGTCTCGTCTTCAGCGTAACTTGTTAGCAGAGTTCTTTGTCGGTCAGTCAGCGTCCTGCACAGGAAAACAATTGGTTATGGATCTCTGAATAGGGAAACCGTTCTTATCCCCTTTCTTCAAGACTATAGCAAGTCATTGTTTTCAATTACAAGGACCTCTCATGTCCCCATCTTGTATAAATGCAGTAGTAGACATGTTACTGGATGAGACAGATGAACTATGAGGAGTCTTACTTGGGTACTTTTATTTTGACATGGACATAATGGTCTCCGTAGCCATAACCACCGATTCGAGCGATCCCCTTCCCTGAATGACGAATCCTCTGGTCTGCCTGGATGCCCGCAGGGATCTGAAGACAagaaaatataatttaaaaaatgtcaCACTGCATGCGTTTAAAAACATATTCTGATTGGAGGAGAACGTGTCTACTTACTGATAAGTTTAGTGTTTCATAAAGGCCCTGTGCCCTGGCTGTGCCGCCCAGGATAGCTTGAGCCACGGAGATAAGAAGGTCCGAGTGGACGTCTGCACCTTCCCTCCTGAACACTGGACTTTTCTGGACCTGAAAACCAACCCAGAACACatcacagccaatcagaggttgcgctagactttttcgctgcccgtttacaggatcgtaaaacttccgtcaaaatccagaattacccgtctgcctttacacaactctgatgagggggggggggggggggggggggggagcatgcccgtgaactgtcaacgggggggggggagggacagttcacatgcgccgtgttatgcatggctgctgcacctcgcgggagcgtgcacagcataaagccaaaactcacaggcatttcaatgatttgtacggcacagttaggtttggaaacggtataatttcctttttggaaggcatgcataacaccggagcctcgctgcagggaaactttggcgctgttccgagtttgttctaatctgtcaaaatgacggactgctttcagatttgtccgtcatagacggaaaatattcggttaacgcgacctctgcagCCAATCACACGGGGTATCACAATCTCAGGAAGCAGTACACCACAGGTTATCTGAACCGAGCTTATTCTAATTCAAAgagctcagacagctcaatgccTCGTACTAAACCCACACACCTCCAGGACATTATACAAGACACCATTATAGCAGCTCTGATGACCACTTGGATTAAGAGTGGATTTACTTCTGATCTAGGTTTGTTTGCTCTGGGATCAATACTGATATTGCAGGTGTGATATGCAGCAGTTCCTAAAAGAGCAATGTGCAGATTCAGTCAAAAATCCTCTCAACCCACTTTAAGTTTGTGGTGGTGTCTGCATTGGGGGGGGGAGCATTTGTCTGCTTTAATTTAAAATATGGTGGAGAGGCACTGTACCGCAGAGGTATgggtgtgtacatgtgtgattTCAAATGTAACCACAATGAAACTATGAGAAAATAACACTTTGTTTCTTAGTTCCACTGCTTTGTTCGCACTAACGCTGCTCTCTCTTTGTTCACCGTCTAGCTCGCTTGCCTTAAAGAAGCCGGAGAAGGAAGACTACTATGAATGCTGTGTGTTTGAAAAGATGATGCAGATATATACTCACTCTAAATGTGATGAAGATCTCCTTCTTACCAACTGGCATTCTGACTGTCTGACCATCCTCCACTCCTTGaagccaaaacaaaacacagttaGATTGGATACAAGATCTACATACAAGTTATTCGTAGGAATCCATCTTTTGAGTATGAAGCCCGATAGGAATTATATACATCTTCCAATTCTGCCAACATGAAACTCATTTTGAGTTATTGTGAATTTTAAAAGCATGCCAGAAATAAGTATGACAGGCATTCAAATCATGAACTATGTTCAGCAGTGAAGCTGGAATTTACAGTGTGAAAAACGGACCTGCAGGCACAGGAACCGTCACAGTCTTCTTCTGCTTGGTCTGTCCCACCCCACGACAGGTGTTACACGGGGTGGAGATGACCGTGCCTTTGCCTCCACAACGACGACATGTGGAGCGCATCACGAACGGACCTGTGTTCACGGTCTCCTGCAGGGCGGACAATACACGTGTTTAgtaaaacaacacaaacaaaccCTGAGGAAAGGGAGGGTGTCGGAGCTCTTACCATGCCGGAGCCGTTGCAGTGGTTGCAGTGCTGGACTTTGGTGCCTGGCTCGTGGCCCTTACCGTCACAGCGCTGGCAGGCTGCTTCTATGTTAACAGAAAACTCCTTGTTAACTCCCTTTGCCGCCTGAGTGAACGTCAGCTCCATAAAGTACTgtggagaaaaaaaatcaaaaatgtTTGATATATTTTATAGGTCTTAAAGGGTTTTATCTTATTAATCTAACATGCTTCAAtagcaatatttatttttacgtTGGTCTTTGTTATTTCTTAATCGTTTAACCTTTATTAGAATTTTTATtaccattttatttttatttctgttGTACCTATATGTTCACTTTGTTGCATCGATTCCGTTGTCTTGTGTCTTATCCGTCAGAGAGaaaccattatttattttatattatttgtgTTATCATACATTTGATCTCCTTGATAAACCTgataaaatgttatattttgccGCATGTAAAGTTCTTAGAAAATAATCTGAGGGAAATGTCTTTcgtttgtttttaacttgtgatgtgtcattttgtaaagcactttgagctgcatgtgttgtatgaaaagtgatatataaataaagctttattattattgttattattaatgACAATTTTGGAAGATGCACTAATCAAATAACAAAGAACCAAAAATAGAAATCAAGGTCACTGAGGCCTTCCTTTCACTCCCACAGTCTCCCACTAACCTCCTGTGGCTGTTCAAATATGGCGTTGAAGTCTCCAAAGCCTCGGCCTCCTGAGAATTCCCCAAAGATCTTGCGGAAGAGCTCCTCGGGGTCCACGCTGCTTTCCTGTCCCGACCAGTAGTGCTGCCCTCCTGCACCGGCCTGACCAGCATCAAAGCCTGTAGAGCCGTACGTATCGTACTGTTTCCTCTTCCCTTCATCACTCAGGATCTATATCAAACATGGAGCACGGTTTAGGAGGTGTAATTCTAATACGTTATAAAGAGACTGATCAGAGATTTTAAAGAAACATTTACAAGTGTCGAGGGAACATTTGAACAAAAGTTCTAAACCTCGTAAGCTTCAGCCAGCTTAGCAAACTTCT
Encoded proteins:
- the dnaja3a gene encoding dnaJ heat shock protein family (Hsp40) member A3a isoform X1, which produces MRSECGAAASEGMMASSAVRGSSRWITVILSSGSHGATGAGVCAGHGGVRSISSLGAGKLCRGGNLMCGGAGKALTLKGVSGNNSPFAACTLSFHTSSPASSKQDFYQTLGVLRTATQKEIKKAYYQMAKKYHPDTNKEDPQAKEKFAKLAEAYEILSDEGKRKQYDTYGSTGFDAGQAGAGGQHYWSGQESSVDPEELFRKIFGEFSGGRGFGDFNAIFEQPQEYFMELTFTQAAKGVNKEFSVNIEAACQRCDGKGHEPGTKVQHCNHCNGSGMETVNTGPFVMRSTCRRCGGKGTVISTPCNTCRGVGQTKQKKTVTVPVPAGVEDGQTVRMPVGKKEIFITFRVQKSPVFRREGADVHSDLLISVAQAILGGTARAQGLYETLNLSIPAGIQADQRIRHSGKGIARIGGYGYGDHYVHVKIKVPKTLTDRQRTLLTSYAEDETEVEGTVNGVTNTTTGGGSSDKRSETGQSGRNEKEGELKEEGGFFSTLKKLFSAS
- the dnaja3a gene encoding dnaJ heat shock protein family (Hsp40) member A3a isoform X2, producing the protein MRSECGAAASEGMMASSAVRGSSRWITVILSSGSHGATGAGVCAGHGGVRSISSLGAGKLCRGGNLMCGGAGKALTLKGVSGNNSPFAACTLSFHTSSPASSKQDFYQTLGVLRTATQKEIKKAYYQMAKKYHPDTNKEDPQAKEKFAKLAEAYEILSDEGKRKQYDTYGSTGFDAGQAGAGGQHYWSGQESSVDPEELFRKIFGEFSGGRGFGDFNAIFEQPQEYFMELTFTQAAKGVNKEFSVNIEAACQRCDGKGHEPGTKVQHCNHCNGSGMETVNTGPFVMRSTCRRCGGKGTVISTPCNTCRGVGQTKQKKTVTVPVPAGVEDGQTVRMPVGKKEIFITFRVQKSPVFRREGADVHSDLLISVAQAILGGTARAQGLYETLNLSIPAGIQADQRIRHSGKGIARIGGYGYGDHYVHVKIKVPKTLTDRQRTLLTSYAEDETEVEGTVNGVTNTTTGKRSSYN